From one Rosa rugosa chromosome 4, drRosRugo1.1, whole genome shotgun sequence genomic stretch:
- the LOC133707023 gene encoding uncharacterized protein LOC133707023, which yields MDILDLRINWELRRCCNHDQVIFLITTAISIVIILVLWRTVVMTPFKLITVFLHEVSHALACWLTCGKVEGIKVHADEGGVTQTRGGVYWLILPAGYLGSSFWGMVLILASTKGITAQIAAGCFTVALVVVLFLAKNWTLRGLCLGFLFFFGLIWYLQVYTPVRMLREVILFTGVMNSLFSVYDIYDDLISRRINSSDAEKFAEECPCCTGCGWGVIWGFFSFVYLCVALYLALVILANKR from the exons ATGGACATTTTGGACTTGAGGATAAATTGGGAACTCAGAAGATGCTGCAACCATGATCAAGTGATATTTCTGATCACTACTGCTATCTCCATTGTCATTATACTTGTG CTGTGGAGGACAGTAGTGATGACACCATTTAAGCTTATAACTGTGTTTCTCCATGAGGTGAGCCATGCTTTGGCTTGTTGGCTTACATGTGGGAAG GTGGAAGGGATTAAAGTTCATGCAGATGAAGGTGGAGTCACACAAACCCGTGGCGGTGTATACTGGTTAATTTTGCCAGCAGGAT ATCTTGGTTCATCCTTTTGGGGGATGGTATTGATTCTTGCATCTACGAAAGGAATTACTGCACAAATAGCTGCCGGGTGTTTTACTGTTGCTCTAGTTGTTGTGCTCTTCTTAGCTAAAAAT TGGACACTTCGAGGCCTTTGTCTAG GtttcctctttttctttggTCTAATTTGGTATCTCCAAGTATACACACCTGTTCGTATGCTACGTGAAGTGATTCTGTTTACTG GTGTAATGAACAgcttgttttcagtttatg ATATCTACGACGATCTCATATCCCGTAGAATCAATTCCAGTGATGCTGAGAAATTTGCAGAAGAATGTCCTTGCTGTACTGGTTGTGGTTGGGGTGTCATTTG gggtttcttttcttttgtgtatCTTTGTGTGGCTCTGTACCTTGCTCTTGTGATTTTGGCTAATAAGCGTTGA
- the LOC133706569 gene encoding uncharacterized protein LOC133706569 produces MEPNWGLKNCCNHEQVVFLITVSVCTVVILALWRTILLRPFKLVTVFLHEASHAIACKLTCGHVEGMQVHADEGGATQTRGGVYWLILPAGYLGSSFWGMLLILASTNLLTARIAAGCFLAALFITLFIAKNWTLRGLCIGFILFLGVIWALQETTKVRILRYIILFIGVMNSLFSVYDIYDDLISRRVHSSDAEKFSEECPCCTGCGWGVIWGLISFLLLCGAMYLGLVILA; encoded by the exons ATGGAGCCGAATTGGGGACTGAAGAATTGCTGTAACCATGAGCAAGTGGTGTTTCTCATTACTGTTTCTGTCTGCACTGTTGTTATACTTGCG CTTTGGAGGACAATACTGCTGAGACCGTTTAAGCTTGTCACTGTCTTTCTTCATGAGGCTAGCCATGCTATCGCTTGTAAACTAACATGTGGTCAT GTGGAAGGAATGCAAGTTCATGCAGATGAAGGTGGAGCCACACAAACCCGTGGTGGTGTATACTGGTTAATTCTGCCAGCTGGAT ATCTAGGTTCATCCTTTTGGGGGATGCTCTTGATTCTTGCATCTACAAATCTTCTTACAGCACGGATAGCCGCTGGATGTTTTCTAGCTGCCCTATTTATTACTCTCTTTATAGCTAAAAAT TGGACACTTCGAGGACTTTGTATAG GATTCATTCTTTTCCTTGGTGTAATTTGGGCTCTGCAAGAAACAACAAAAGTTCGTATACTTCGGTATATTATTCTCTTTATAG GTGTGATGAACAGCTTATTTTCAGTATATG ATATCTATGATGATCTAATATCCCGTAGAGTTCATTCTAGTGATGCTGAGAAGTTTTCAGAAGAGTGTCCTTGCTGTACTGGTTGTGGATGGGGTGTCATATG GGGCTTAATATCTTTCTTGCTTCTCTGTGGAGCCATGTACCTTGGTCTTGTGATTTTGGCTTGA